A window of Halomonas sp. GFAJ-1 contains these coding sequences:
- a CDS encoding methyltransferase, translated as MGFPPTLLYLFALLIGLCFGSFLNVVITRLPVMLMRSWRNEARAALELPAETSPRFNLATPGSMCPRCEHPIAWHDNLPLLGWLKRRGKCAHCQTPISAQYPLVELMGGLLAVAVVALYGATASALFIYAACLTLLALAVIDFRTYLLPDILTLPLLWAGLLYQLLFQPIMLPSAVIGAMAGYLILWSFYWLFKLMTGKEGMGFGDFKLLAALGAWVGWPMLPLLLVLSAGIGALVGLAAQARSPHLRGQPLPFGPFLALAGWICLLAGNELMALYTSLLY; from the coding sequence ATGGGCTTTCCGCCAACACTCTTGTACCTCTTCGCGCTACTTATCGGGCTTTGCTTTGGCAGTTTTTTAAATGTTGTGATCACTCGCCTGCCGGTGATGCTGATGCGTAGCTGGCGCAATGAAGCCCGGGCCGCGCTTGAGCTTCCCGCAGAAACCTCACCCCGGTTTAATCTCGCAACGCCGGGGTCGATGTGCCCACGCTGCGAGCACCCCATTGCCTGGCACGACAACCTGCCTTTGCTCGGCTGGTTAAAACGACGCGGCAAGTGTGCCCACTGCCAGACCCCCATTAGTGCGCAGTATCCGCTGGTAGAGCTTATGGGTGGGCTATTAGCAGTTGCTGTCGTAGCGCTTTACGGTGCAACGGCAAGCGCTCTGTTTATTTATGCGGCCTGTTTAACGCTGCTTGCTTTAGCCGTGATCGATTTTCGCACGTATCTGCTGCCAGATATTTTAACCCTGCCGCTGCTTTGGGCTGGCTTGCTCTATCAACTGCTCTTCCAGCCTATTATGTTGCCCAGTGCCGTTATTGGCGCTATGGCGGGCTACCTAATACTGTGGAGCTTTTACTGGCTGTTTAAACTAATGACCGGCAAAGAAGGCATGGGGTTTGGCGACTTCAAGCTGCTAGCGGCGTTAGGTGCCTGGGTCGGCTGGCCCATGCTGCCGCTGCTGTTGGTGTTATCAGCAGGTATTGGCGCTCTTGTTGGCTTAGCGGCACAAGCACGCTCCCCTCATTTACGCGGCCAGCCACTACCTTTTGGCCCTTTTTTAGCCCTGGCGGGGTGGATTTGTCTGCTAGCGGGCAATGAGCTGAT
- a CDS encoding type II secretion system protein F, whose product MAKVKARQTKRAPLYRWKWAGTGPQDRPMRGELIGRTKTDIVEQLAKQRIIATKIQKRSSFSGRGKVTNVDIMVFARQMATMVRAGIPILQALQAVSESLKKPAMVALTQQIMEDVSSGDSLSSAMAKHPKQFDRLFVNLVDAGEQAGALDQMLERIASYKEKVESLKNRVKKALWYPTAVMAIGVAVTMLLLIKVVPEFESMFQGFGAELPALTQFTVNLSELAQRYWLYALGMLVGGVMLLKAAARRSYALAYRLDGLMLRLPVIGDIMNKSAVSRFTRTLATTFASGVPLVEGLETAAGAADNRVYSKAINEVRQDVTTGQQLHFAMRMTNRFPALAVQMVSIGEEAGSLDAMLNRVADYYEEEVENKVDALTSLMEPVIIVVLGTLVGGVVVSMYLPIFEIGTAL is encoded by the coding sequence AAAGTAAAAGCACGCCAAACAAAGCGGGCGCCACTTTATCGCTGGAAATGGGCAGGCACAGGCCCACAGGATAGGCCGATGCGCGGGGAGCTCATTGGCCGTACAAAAACTGATATTGTTGAGCAACTGGCTAAACAACGTATTATCGCCACTAAAATCCAAAAACGCAGCAGTTTTAGTGGGCGTGGCAAAGTTACCAACGTCGATATTATGGTCTTTGCCCGACAGATGGCCACCATGGTGCGTGCAGGCATCCCCATTCTACAAGCGCTCCAGGCAGTGTCTGAAAGCCTTAAAAAGCCTGCTATGGTGGCGCTTACCCAGCAAATCATGGAAGACGTTTCCTCGGGCGATAGCCTCTCAAGCGCAATGGCCAAACACCCTAAGCAGTTTGACCGGCTGTTTGTAAACCTCGTGGATGCTGGCGAACAAGCGGGCGCACTGGATCAAATGCTGGAGCGTATTGCCAGCTATAAAGAGAAAGTAGAATCACTTAAAAACCGGGTTAAAAAAGCCCTTTGGTACCCCACCGCCGTCATGGCCATTGGTGTCGCTGTTACCATGCTGCTACTGATTAAAGTCGTGCCAGAATTTGAAAGCATGTTCCAGGGATTTGGCGCCGAGCTACCCGCACTTACCCAGTTCACGGTGAATTTATCCGAATTAGCGCAGCGATATTGGCTCTATGCACTAGGTATGCTAGTGGGTGGCGTCATGCTTCTTAAAGCCGCCGCAAGGCGCTCTTACGCCCTAGCCTATCGACTAGATGGCTTGATGCTGAGACTTCCTGTGATAGGCGATATTATGAACAAATCTGCCGTTTCCCGGTTCACCCGCACCCTGGCCACGACGTTCGCCTCAGGCGTGCCGCTGGTGGAAGGGCTTGAAACCGCCGCAGGGGCTGCAGACAACCGCGTGTATAGCAAAGCGATTAACGAAGTACGCCAAGATGTGACTACCGGCCAACAGCTCCATTTTGCCATGCGTATGACCAACCGATTCCCCGCCCTCGCGGTTCAGATGGTCAGTATCGGGGAAGAAGCCGGCTCTTTAGATGCCATGCTTAACCGTGTTGCTGACTATTACGAAGAAGAAGTCGAAAACAAAGTGGATGCGCTAACCTCGCTCATGGAGCCCGTTATTATTGTTGTGCTGGGTACGTTAGTCGGTGGCGTAGTCGTATCCATGTACCTGCCAATTTTTGAGATCGGCACCGCCCTTTAA